A segment of the Romeriopsis navalis LEGE 11480 genome:
CCCCCAATTCTGGCAGGGTTGATTCATGTTAATTAGAGGATTTTTTCACAATATTGTGATCCCCCCTACCCCCCTTCAAAAAGGGGGAATTCGTTCAAAGTCCCCCTTTTTGAAGGGGGATTTAGGGGGATCACCCACTACGCAAATTACCCTCTGATGACAATGAACCGACCCTGCCAATTCTGGGGGTACATGAGGCCAAAATTGGGGGATTTAGGGGGCCTGAGCGGTCGCAATTCAATATGCGATTTAGCAAAAGCGCCGTCCCATCAATTAATCAAGTCAATCAATCCCTCAAAACATGCTAGATAGACTACTAGCCACAAAACATTAAAATTACCGCGCCCCCAACCCACTGGAATCACAGTCGAAGCACACCCACCATGCCGAAACGTCTAATCATCTGCTGCGATGGCACTTGGAATAAATTTGATGAGCAAACGCCCAGCAACCTGCGGCGACTCACTCAGCTAATCAAGCCCTCCGCCAGCGATGGCACAGTGCAATCAATTCGCTACCAAGAAGGCATTGGCACCCGCTGGTACGACAAACTTCCCGGTGGGGCCTTTGGGGCCGGTATCGATCAGAAAATCCAGGATGTTTATCAATTCCTCTGCCTCAACTACGAACCCGGCGATGAGATTTATCTGTTTGGCTATAGTCGGGGCGCTTACACCGTCCGCAGTTTAGGCGGCTTGATCGATTGCATCGGCTTACTCACGCCCAATAACACAGGCAAAATCGCCGCCGCCTACAAGATCTATCGCATCCCCCAGGCCGACCAACGCCAAGCCGCTGCCGCAGATTTTCAAGCCACACACCAAACCCACGCACGCGTCCCGATCGCCTTACTCGGCTGCTGGGATACAGTTGGCGCCTTGGGCATCCCCGATCTGATTCCGAATCTGCCGATCGACTACTGGGTCAACAAGCCCTACCGCTTCCACGACACCAACCTCAGTCCATTAATTCAACATGCGCTCCACGCCACCGCCCTGGATGAACAGCATAAAGTCTTTGCCCTCACCCCCATGCAAGTCCCGGCGGGTTCGCCCACCCAACTGCGGCAAATGTGGTTCCCCGGTGACCATGCGCGGGTCGGACTCAGCTTTAGTCGCGGCCTGGCCGATCTCACCCTCGATTGGCTTATTCGGTCGATCGACGACTTCGATCTCGGCCTGGAATTTGACCGCAGCAAAGTCAATGCCCTGCGTCCCAATGCTTTAGATGCCACCATTCCGGATCTCTACGCCCAGCGCAAACGGCTCAGCATTAGCTTCCTGACCCTACCGGGCTTACAGGTGCGGGAAATCGCCGCCGCACCAAATCCAGCCAATCGCCTCCAGGCGTTTCATCCCGGCGTCACCGAACGCTGGTGCCAAGATCCAAACTATCGGCCCAAAAGCCTACTTGATCAAGGTTGGCGATCGATGTTTAACGACGCTTGCTAAATCATCCAGATAGCCCACCGACTGACCGCACCACAACCCATGCTAGCCATCCGTGCCTAACATTTGCAGCTTGTAGAGACTCGCATATAACCCGTCATCGATCGCCAACAATTCATCATGGCTACCGGATTCGACCAACTGCCCCCGCTTCAGCACCAGGATGCGATCGACATCCCGAATCGTCGAGAGTCGGTGGGCAATAATAATCGCCGTGCGATTTACCAGCATCCGCTCTAACGCCTCTTGAATCAAGGCTTCTGTCCCCACATCCAAACTCGATGTGGCCTCATCCAACACCAAAATTTTTGGATCGCGAATCGCCGCCCGTGCAAAGGCCAATAACTGCTTTTGGCCCCCGGATAGGTTCGTGCCACGCTCCCGCAAAGCGGTGTCATAGCCCTGCGGCAACTGCTCAATCAAGCGATCAACATTGGTTTTCGCCGCTGCCGCCTTAATCGCATCGAGGCTGTAGCTTTCCCCCAAGGTGATATTGCTCTTCACGTCTCCAGCAAAGATAAACCCATCCTGCAAAATAATCGCCAGTCGCCGTCGCAGCTCCGCCTGGGGTAAATCGCGAATATCCGTGCCATC
Coding sequences within it:
- a CDS encoding DUF2235 domain-containing protein; the protein is MPKRLIICCDGTWNKFDEQTPSNLRRLTQLIKPSASDGTVQSIRYQEGIGTRWYDKLPGGAFGAGIDQKIQDVYQFLCLNYEPGDEIYLFGYSRGAYTVRSLGGLIDCIGLLTPNNTGKIAAAYKIYRIPQADQRQAAAADFQATHQTHARVPIALLGCWDTVGALGIPDLIPNLPIDYWVNKPYRFHDTNLSPLIQHALHATALDEQHKVFALTPMQVPAGSPTQLRQMWFPGDHARVGLSFSRGLADLTLDWLIRSIDDFDLGLEFDRSKVNALRPNALDATIPDLYAQRKRLSISFLTLPGLQVREIAAAPNPANRLQAFHPGVTERWCQDPNYRPKSLLDQGWRSMFNDAC